In the genome of Telluria beijingensis, one region contains:
- a CDS encoding flagellar basal body P-ring protein FlgI, which produces MRKITVFMLLAAVLGATAPVAQAERLKDLATIAGVRQNQLSGYGIVVGLDGTGDQTTQTPFTVQSIKAMLQQKGINLPPGVQLQLKNVAAVMVTASLPAFAQPGQTLDITVSSIGNAKSLRGGTLLMAPLHGADGQVYAMAQGSLVVGGVGAAAPGGGAQVQVNHLSVGRISAGATVERAVNSNLGADNQIRLELKETDFGTAARVVEAVNDQFGPGVATALDGRVVRVRTPSSSDQRVAFLGQLEQIDVKQPLASAKVIMNARTGSVVMNQAVMLDDCAISHGNLSITIGADTQVSQPNPGTLGATVVTQNPSVEIKKEPGQVLNVKGGASLAEVVKAMNSIGATPQDLLAILQALKASGSLRAELEII; this is translated from the coding sequence ATGCGTAAAATCACCGTCTTCATGCTGCTCGCCGCCGTGCTCGGGGCGACTGCTCCAGTGGCCCAGGCCGAGCGCCTGAAGGACCTGGCGACCATCGCCGGCGTGCGCCAGAACCAGTTGTCCGGCTACGGCATCGTCGTGGGCCTGGACGGCACCGGCGACCAGACCACGCAGACCCCGTTCACCGTGCAGTCGATCAAGGCGATGCTGCAGCAGAAGGGCATCAACCTGCCGCCGGGCGTGCAGCTGCAGCTGAAGAACGTGGCGGCCGTGATGGTCACCGCTTCGCTGCCGGCCTTCGCCCAGCCGGGCCAGACCCTGGACATCACGGTGTCGTCGATCGGCAACGCGAAAAGCCTGCGCGGCGGCACCCTGCTGATGGCGCCGCTGCATGGCGCCGACGGCCAGGTGTACGCGATGGCCCAGGGTAGCCTGGTGGTCGGCGGCGTCGGCGCCGCGGCCCCCGGCGGCGGCGCGCAGGTGCAGGTGAACCACCTGTCGGTGGGCCGCATCTCGGCCGGCGCGACCGTCGAGCGCGCGGTGAATTCGAACCTGGGCGCGGACAACCAGATCCGCCTGGAATTGAAAGAGACCGATTTCGGCACCGCCGCGCGCGTGGTCGAAGCCGTCAACGACCAGTTCGGTCCCGGCGTCGCCACCGCCCTGGACGGCCGCGTGGTGCGCGTGCGCACCCCGTCGTCGAGCGACCAGCGCGTGGCCTTCCTGGGCCAGCTGGAACAGATCGACGTCAAGCAGCCGCTGGCCTCGGCCAAGGTGATCATGAACGCCCGCACCGGTTCCGTCGTGATGAACCAGGCCGTGATGCTGGACGACTGCGCGATCTCGCACGGCAACCTGTCGATCACGATCGGCGCCGATACGCAGGTGAGCCAGCCGAATCCGGGCACCCTGGGCGCGACCGTCGTCACCCAGAACCCGAGCGTCGAGATCAAGAAGGAACCGGGCCAGGTGCTCAATGTGAAGGGCGGCGCTTCGCTGGCCGAAGTGGTGAAGGCGATGAATTCGATCGGCGCCACCCCGCAAGACCTGCTGGCCATCCTGCAGGCATTGAAGGCGTCCGGCTCGCTGCGCGCCGAACTCGAGATCATTTAA
- a CDS encoding flagellar basal body L-ring protein FlgH, producing MKTLSVFLSSVAAVALLAGCNTPPSTIVQGPTSARPMLVETAPATDGAIFNANSYRPMFEDRRARHIGDLLTVNISERTSATKAGASSGNKTGSASFKAPGVLAGVIGAGVDLESGAKFADGDNQSASNNFTGTIGVTVTEVLPNGNLIVAGEKQVALNKGTEFIRFSGMVSPDTIQAGNMVSSAQIADARVEYRTNSRLDRAEVTAMLSRFFLSMLPF from the coding sequence ATGAAAACTTTGTCCGTATTCCTGTCGTCCGTCGCAGCCGTGGCGCTGCTCGCCGGTTGCAACACCCCGCCGTCGACCATCGTGCAGGGCCCGACCAGCGCCCGCCCGATGCTGGTCGAGACCGCGCCGGCCACCGATGGCGCGATCTTCAACGCCAACAGCTACCGTCCGATGTTCGAAGACCGCCGCGCGCGCCATATCGGCGACCTGTTGACGGTCAACATCAGCGAGCGCACCTCGGCCACCAAGGCCGGCGCCAGCTCGGGCAACAAGACCGGCAGCGCCAGCTTCAAGGCCCCGGGCGTGCTGGCTGGCGTCATCGGCGCCGGCGTCGACCTGGAGTCGGGCGCCAAGTTTGCCGACGGCGACAACCAGAGCGCATCGAACAACTTCACCGGCACCATCGGCGTGACCGTCACCGAAGTGCTGCCCAACGGTAACCTGATCGTGGCCGGCGAAAAGCAGGTCGCGCTGAACAAGGGCACCGAGTTCATCCGCTTCTCGGGCATGGTCAGCCCGGACACCATCCAGGCCGGCAATATGGTCTCGTCGGCCCAGATCGCCGATGCACGGGTGGAATACCGCACCAACAGCCGCCTGGACCGCGCCGAAGTGACCGCGATGCTGTCGCGCTTCTTCCTGTCGATGCTGCCGTTCTAA
- the flgG gene encoding flagellar basal-body rod protein FlgG, with protein sequence MIRSLYIAKTGLEAQQTNLDVISNNLANVSTNGFKKSRAVFEDLLYQNVRQPGAQSSQQTNLPSGLQIGTGVRTVATERIHTQGNPQLTGNDKDVMVNGPGYFPVMMPDGTQAYTRDGSFQKDQNGQLVTSSGFVVQPAITVPVNAESISVGRDGTVSVKIAGEAAMTQIGALQLATFINPAGLESRGENLYVETTASGAPNLNVPGTNGAGNLMQGYVEASNVNVVEEMVAMIQTQRAYEINSKAITTSDQMLQKLSQL encoded by the coding sequence ATGATTCGTTCGCTGTACATCGCCAAGACCGGTCTGGAAGCCCAGCAGACCAACCTGGACGTCATTTCGAACAACCTCGCCAACGTCAGCACCAACGGCTTCAAGAAGTCGCGCGCCGTGTTCGAGGACCTGCTGTACCAGAACGTGCGCCAGCCCGGCGCCCAGTCGTCGCAACAGACCAACCTGCCGTCGGGCCTGCAGATCGGTACCGGTGTGCGCACCGTCGCCACCGAGCGCATCCACACCCAAGGCAATCCCCAGCTGACCGGCAATGACAAGGACGTCATGGTCAACGGTCCCGGCTACTTCCCGGTGATGATGCCGGACGGTACCCAGGCCTACACCCGCGACGGCTCCTTCCAGAAAGACCAGAACGGCCAGCTCGTCACCTCGAGCGGCTTCGTGGTCCAGCCCGCCATCACCGTGCCGGTGAATGCAGAATCGATCAGCGTCGGCCGCGACGGCACCGTGTCGGTCAAGATCGCCGGCGAAGCCGCGATGACCCAGATCGGCGCCCTGCAGCTGGCCACCTTCATCAATCCCGCCGGCCTCGAGTCGCGCGGCGAGAACCTGTACGTCGAGACCACCGCCTCCGGCGCGCCGAACCTGAACGTGCCTGGCACTAATGGCGCTGGCAACCTGATGCAGGGTTATGTCGAAGCGTCGAACGTCAATGTGGTCGAAGAAATGGTGGCCATGATCCAGACCCAGCGCGCCTACGAGATCAACAGCAAGGCGATCACGACGTCCGACCAGATGCTCCAGAAACTGTCGCAGCTCTAA
- the flgF gene encoding flagellar basal-body rod protein FlgF produces the protein MDRLIYTAASGAKHILEQQATTSNNLANVSTTGFRAQLDVFRAAPVQGPGMPTRAFVVDSTAGNDFSAGALQVTGRDLDVAVKGQGWLAVQMPDGSEAYTRNGSLQMSPNGVLTTASGQTIAGEGGPITIPPDATVTVGGDGTVSTISNVDSPAAPAVLGRLKLVNPPEGEMVRGDDGLFRLKDGGTAQADPAVQVAGGALEGSNVNPVDCMVNMIALARSFDTQMSLLKNAENNAAKATQILALN, from the coding sequence ATGGACCGCCTGATCTACACCGCCGCCTCCGGCGCCAAGCACATCCTCGAACAGCAGGCCACGACCTCGAACAACCTGGCCAATGTGAGCACCACGGGTTTCCGGGCCCAGCTCGACGTGTTCCGCGCGGCGCCGGTGCAGGGGCCGGGCATGCCGACCCGCGCCTTCGTGGTCGATTCGACCGCAGGCAACGATTTCTCGGCCGGCGCGCTGCAGGTCACGGGCCGCGACCTGGACGTGGCGGTGAAGGGGCAGGGCTGGCTGGCGGTGCAGATGCCTGATGGCTCGGAGGCATACACCCGCAACGGTTCGCTGCAGATGAGCCCGAACGGCGTGCTGACCACGGCATCGGGCCAGACCATCGCCGGCGAGGGCGGCCCGATCACGATCCCGCCCGACGCCACCGTGACGGTGGGCGGCGACGGCACCGTCTCGACCATCTCGAACGTCGATTCGCCGGCCGCGCCGGCCGTGCTGGGCCGCCTGAAGCTGGTCAATCCGCCCGAGGGCGAGATGGTGCGCGGCGATGACGGATTGTTCCGCCTGAAGGACGGTGGCACGGCCCAGGCCGACCCCGCGGTGCAGGTGGCCGGCGGGGCGCTCGAGGGCAGCAACGTCAATCCGGTCGATTGCATGGTCAATATGATCGCCCTGGCAAGGTCGTTCGACACGCAAATGAGCCTGTTGAAGAACGCCGAGAATAACGCCGCAAAAGCGACCCAGATCCTCGCTTTGAATTGA
- a CDS encoding flagellar hook protein FlgE translates to MSFQQGLSGLNGAAKSLDVIGNNIANASTVGFKGSTTQFADVYANALNGAGGTQAGIGVKVAAIAQQFNQGNIEASGNPLDIAINGAGFFRIEQAGVVQYSRNGQFSLDKQGFIINAQGAKLTGYGLGPNGQLAAGAPVPLQIDTSDQPPKVTSNIFAEIQLDSRTQPPANKPFDPSNPTTYNKQSPVSVYDTLGNPHTLSLFYVKTEAGEWDVYTSLDGTEKGSLEAAGVTLTDAGVLGARGAWDSADAAGKAGAITAYATTAAEAVRNAAVTADPTMSADDQAKIASAAAAAAAIPGATPEQVNAAILKALNVSPKPLGTLHFDTNGALNMATSGTGPGFNGKFTTSLPVVPSTGADLQIPVTLDFAKSTQYGNATSEKRLDQDGYKPGALQRFTTGADGTILGQYSNGQTKALGQVVLANFKNPNGLEPLGNNAWAESSNSGTPLIGTAGTGGMGVLQSGATEASSVDLTAELVNMITAQRVYQANAQTIKTQDSVLQTLVNLR, encoded by the coding sequence ATGTCTTTCCAACAAGGCTTGAGCGGCTTGAACGGCGCCGCCAAATCGCTTGACGTCATCGGCAACAATATCGCCAACGCCAGCACGGTCGGCTTCAAGGGTTCGACCACCCAGTTCGCCGACGTCTACGCCAATGCGCTGAACGGCGCCGGCGGCACCCAGGCCGGCATCGGCGTCAAGGTCGCGGCCATCGCCCAGCAGTTCAACCAGGGCAATATCGAAGCCTCGGGCAATCCGCTCGACATCGCCATCAACGGCGCCGGCTTCTTCCGCATCGAACAGGCGGGCGTGGTCCAGTATTCGCGCAATGGCCAGTTCTCGCTCGACAAACAAGGTTTCATCATCAACGCCCAGGGCGCCAAGCTGACCGGCTATGGCCTGGGCCCGAACGGCCAGCTGGCCGCCGGCGCGCCGGTGCCGCTGCAGATCGACACCTCGGACCAGCCGCCGAAGGTCACCAGCAATATCTTCGCCGAGATCCAGCTCGACTCGCGCACCCAGCCGCCGGCCAACAAGCCGTTCGACCCGTCCAATCCGACCACGTATAACAAGCAGAGCCCGGTGAGCGTGTACGACACGCTGGGCAATCCGCACACCCTGTCGCTGTTCTACGTCAAGACCGAAGCCGGCGAATGGGATGTCTACACCAGCCTGGACGGTACCGAAAAAGGTTCCCTCGAAGCGGCCGGCGTCACCCTGACCGATGCCGGCGTGCTGGGCGCGCGCGGCGCCTGGGACAGTGCGGACGCGGCCGGCAAGGCCGGCGCCATCACCGCCTACGCCACCACGGCCGCCGAGGCCGTGCGCAATGCGGCGGTGACCGCCGATCCGACCATGAGCGCGGACGACCAGGCCAAGATCGCCAGTGCCGCCGCCGCTGCGGCCGCCATCCCGGGCGCCACGCCCGAACAGGTCAACGCCGCCATCCTGAAAGCGCTGAACGTGTCGCCAAAGCCGCTCGGCACCCTGCATTTCGACACCAATGGCGCGCTGAACATGGCGACCAGCGGCACCGGTCCTGGCTTCAACGGCAAGTTCACCACCTCGCTGCCGGTGGTGCCGTCGACCGGCGCCGACCTGCAGATCCCGGTCACGCTCGACTTCGCCAAGAGCACCCAGTACGGCAATGCGACCAGCGAGAAGCGTCTCGACCAGGACGGCTACAAGCCGGGCGCCCTGCAGCGCTTCACCACCGGCGCCGACGGCACCATCCTGGGCCAGTACAGTAATGGCCAGACCAAGGCGCTGGGCCAGGTCGTGCTGGCCAACTTCAAGAACCCGAACGGGCTGGAGCCGCTGGGCAATAATGCCTGGGCCGAATCGTCGAACTCGGGCACCCCGCTGATCGGCACCGCCGGCACCGGCGGCATGGGCGTGCTGCAATCGGGCGCGACCGAAGCCTCGAGCGTCGACCTGACCGCCGAGCTGGTCAACATGATCACCGCGCAGCGCGTGTACCAGGCGAATGCGCAGACCATCAAGACCCAGGATTCGGTGTTGCAGACGCTGGTGAACCTGCGCTAA
- a CDS encoding flagellar hook assembly protein FlgD has translation MTSPISSQSPTSNIADLQAAMNAKPKTETDSVQADTDKFMTLLVTQLQNQDPLNPMDNAQMTSQLAQLQTVTGVNKLNTTLESLKASYQSTESLQATQLIGAGVLVEGDGILLHKSQSILGVELETPADKVQVVITDANGKDVASLELGEQEAGIIPIAWDGVPDPNKLDSEGKPVVLPDGQYTFRVVASRGGEALKDAKALAFDSVASVTTGGKDGVKLNLPGKGSVTLADIKQVM, from the coding sequence ATGACCAGCCCCATCAGCTCCCAAAGCCCGACCTCGAATATCGCCGACCTGCAGGCGGCGATGAACGCCAAGCCGAAGACCGAGACCGACAGCGTCCAGGCCGACACCGACAAGTTCATGACCCTGCTCGTGACCCAGTTGCAGAACCAGGATCCATTGAACCCGATGGACAATGCCCAGATGACCAGCCAGCTGGCCCAGTTGCAGACCGTGACCGGCGTGAACAAGCTGAACACGACGCTGGAATCGCTCAAGGCCAGCTACCAGTCGACCGAATCGCTGCAGGCGACCCAGCTGATCGGCGCCGGCGTGCTGGTCGAGGGCGATGGCATCCTGCTGCACAAGAGCCAGTCGATCCTGGGCGTGGAGCTGGAAACCCCGGCCGACAAGGTGCAGGTCGTCATCACCGATGCGAACGGCAAGGACGTCGCCTCGCTGGAACTGGGCGAGCAGGAAGCCGGCATCATCCCGATCGCCTGGGATGGCGTGCCCGACCCGAACAAGCTCGATAGCGAAGGCAAGCCGGTGGTGCTGCCCGACGGCCAGTACACCTTCCGGGTGGTCGCCAGCCGCGGCGGCGAAGCGCTGAAGGACGCCAAGGCCCTGGCCTTCGACAGCGTCGCCAGCGTGACCACCGGCGGCAAGGATGGCGTCAAGCTCAACCTGCCGGGTAAGGGTTCCGTGACCCTGGCCGACATTAAACAAGTCATGTAA
- the flgC gene encoding flagellar basal body rod protein FlgC — MSLFNIFNVAGSAMSAQSQRLNATASNMANADSATSPTGEAYRAKAVVFESVPTASGATGVRVREVVEDPSPLKQVYDPKHPMADDKGYVSMPNVNVVDEMVNMLSASRSYQTNVETMNAAKTMLLKTLTIGQ, encoded by the coding sequence ATGTCGCTATTTAATATCTTCAATGTGGCCGGCTCGGCCATGAGCGCCCAGTCGCAACGCCTGAACGCCACCGCCAGCAATATGGCGAACGCCGACAGCGCCACCTCGCCGACTGGCGAAGCCTATCGCGCCAAGGCGGTCGTGTTCGAGTCTGTGCCGACCGCCTCGGGCGCCACCGGCGTGCGGGTGCGCGAAGTGGTCGAAGACCCGTCGCCGCTCAAGCAGGTCTACGATCCCAAGCATCCGATGGCCGACGACAAGGGTTATGTATCGATGCCCAACGTAAACGTGGTCGACGAGATGGTGAACATGCTGTCGGCCTCGCGCTCCTACCAGACCAATGTCGAAACCATGAATGCAGCCAAGACCATGCTGCTCAAGACCCTGACCATCGGACAATAA
- the flgB gene encoding flagellar basal body rod protein FlgB, translated as MIGNLDNYLRFNETALSLRSQRQELLASNIANADTPNYKARDIDFASALQNAMAGGGKNGAAMNTTNNNHMARGAATGDTLANGTPVLYRGVVQGAVDGNTVDMDVERNQFADNALRYEAGILMINSQLKGLMTALQSQ; from the coding sequence ATGATCGGCAATCTCGACAATTACCTGCGCTTCAATGAAACCGCGCTGTCCCTGCGCTCGCAGCGCCAGGAACTGCTGGCCTCGAATATCGCCAATGCCGACACGCCCAACTACAAGGCGCGCGACATCGATTTCGCCAGCGCCCTGCAGAACGCGATGGCGGGCGGCGGCAAGAATGGCGCCGCGATGAACACTACCAATAACAACCATATGGCGCGCGGCGCCGCCACCGGCGACACGCTGGCCAACGGCACCCCGGTGCTGTACCGCGGCGTGGTGCAGGGCGCCGTCGACGGCAATACGGTCGACATGGACGTCGAGCGCAACCAGTTCGCCGACAACGCGCTGCGCTACGAGGCCGGGATCCTGATGATCAACAGCCAGCTCAAGGGCTTGATGACGGCGCTCCAGAGCCAATAA
- the flgA gene encoding flagellar basal body P-ring formation chaperone FlgA has protein sequence MKLQYVAFSLLALAFGTAQAQQAPGAARQKPEAVRAVAEQFLKTQSAGLPGQVTVKVGGVDPRLSLPACPAPEAFLQPGARPWGKTTVGVRCTAPSWSLYLQAQVSVVADYVAAAVPLAQGQPLEQGQLVLVKADIAAMPNGIITDMAQAIGRTPTISLPAGAALRTDTLRAQQVIKQGQAVRLVSRGSNFSVSSEAKAINNASDGQVVQVRTQSGTVVSGLARNGGMVEIVL, from the coding sequence ATGAAACTGCAATATGTCGCTTTTTCGCTGCTTGCCCTGGCGTTCGGTACGGCCCAGGCGCAACAGGCGCCCGGCGCCGCACGTCAGAAGCCTGAAGCCGTGCGCGCCGTCGCCGAGCAATTCCTGAAGACCCAGAGCGCTGGCCTGCCGGGCCAGGTCACCGTCAAGGTGGGCGGCGTCGATCCACGCCTGAGCCTGCCGGCCTGCCCGGCGCCGGAAGCCTTCCTGCAGCCGGGCGCCCGCCCCTGGGGCAAGACCACGGTGGGCGTGCGCTGCACGGCGCCGTCCTGGTCGCTCTACCTGCAGGCCCAGGTCAGCGTGGTGGCCGACTATGTCGCCGCCGCGGTGCCGCTGGCCCAGGGCCAGCCGCTCGAGCAGGGCCAACTGGTGCTGGTCAAGGCCGATATCGCCGCCATGCCGAACGGCATCATCACCGATATGGCGCAGGCGATCGGCCGCACCCCGACCATCTCGCTGCCGGCCGGCGCCGCCCTGCGCACCGACACCCTGCGCGCGCAGCAGGTGATCAAGCAGGGCCAGGCGGTACGCCTGGTATCGCGCGGATCGAACTTTTCGGTGAGCAGCGAAGCGAAGGCGATCAACAATGCCAGCGACGGCCAGGTGGTGCAGGTGCGGACTCAGTCCGGCACCGTCGTCAGCGGCCTGGCGCGCAACGGCGGGATGGTGGAAATAGTTCTCTAA
- the flgM gene encoding flagellar biosynthesis anti-sigma factor FlgM: protein MKINDTLKGNPGLQPATAQTNTARGADKAATTAPTTQAQTDSVRLSSQGQAMANAVGGGAQVFDAKKVERIKMAIADGQFQVNSEKVADGLLETVRDLLHSRQR from the coding sequence GTGAAAATCAACGATACGCTCAAGGGCAACCCAGGCCTTCAACCGGCGACCGCGCAGACGAATACCGCGCGCGGCGCCGACAAGGCCGCAACGACGGCGCCGACGACCCAGGCGCAGACCGACAGCGTGCGGCTGTCCTCGCAGGGCCAGGCCATGGCCAATGCGGTGGGCGGCGGCGCGCAGGTGTTCGACGCGAAGAAAGTCGAACGCATCAAGATGGCCATCGCCGATGGCCAGTTCCAAGTCAACTCCGAGAAGGTGGCGGACGGCTTGCTAGAAACCGTACGCGACCTGCTCCATTCGAGACAACGCTAA
- a CDS encoding flagella synthesis protein FlgN, with protein MTPTPHQTIAAEHQHLDALVALMKQEQQSLVTLDADELASLTTQKNALLASLSNLSQQRHAALRAAGCEGSEAGMEPWLAAGDHGGVREQWERMLDAAREAKELNRVNGMLITKQLAHNQGVLNALRTPTNAPTGAIYGASGQTVGLGASRRYVVG; from the coding sequence ATGACCCCGACCCCGCACCAGACCATCGCCGCCGAACACCAGCACCTCGATGCCCTCGTGGCATTGATGAAACAGGAACAGCAATCGCTGGTCACGCTCGACGCCGACGAGCTGGCCAGCCTGACCACGCAGAAGAACGCCCTGCTGGCCAGCCTGTCGAACCTGTCGCAACAACGCCACGCGGCGCTCAGGGCAGCCGGATGCGAAGGGTCGGAAGCGGGCATGGAACCATGGCTGGCCGCAGGCGACCATGGCGGCGTGCGGGAACAGTGGGAACGCATGCTGGACGCAGCGCGCGAAGCGAAGGAACTCAACCGCGTCAACGGCATGCTGATCACCAAGCAGCTGGCGCACAACCAGGGCGTGCTCAACGCCCTGCGCACCCCGACCAATGCGCCGACCGGCGCGATCTACGGCGCCAGCGGGCAGACCGTGGGGCTGGGGGCGTCGCGCCGCTACGTCGTCGGATGA
- a CDS encoding GGDEF domain-containing protein — MLATQQIFLIASLLCFLVFLALLAAGSEKLRGMRAMLASTVLGLAGNLLYAFGRELPPLLAYEVANMAYAGAGAALAAGYRQLAGLPVRLAPLALLVAAVGALIALFHYQVDSFLARSAVASLFQAAVCADIARSVLVRHSALPPLDAVRRFVLLMCGLVAGGHAVRMAWLLLAAEPPGSLLQPSVASLAILTAAALALPALTLGGLLTMHRYIVHRAEYIANHDHLTGAWSRKAFFDIAERELARSRRNGQPLALMLIDLDHFKEINDGGGHEAGDVALRLVAERARASLRAADCMARLGGDEFAVLLPETTLAQACAVGEKLQAGLRPLAAGLQRHAGQSPLTLSIGVTATQDDEPFKATLARADAALYAAKSAGRDKVIAIAPQLQAARLRHTG, encoded by the coding sequence ATGCTCGCCACCCAGCAGATTTTCCTGATCGCTTCCCTGCTCTGCTTCCTGGTGTTCCTGGCCCTGCTGGCGGCCGGATCCGAGAAGCTGCGGGGCATGCGCGCCATGCTGGCCTCCACCGTGCTGGGCCTGGCGGGCAACCTGCTGTACGCCTTCGGGCGCGAACTGCCGCCGCTGCTGGCCTATGAAGTGGCCAATATGGCGTATGCCGGCGCCGGCGCGGCCCTCGCCGCCGGCTACCGCCAGCTGGCCGGCCTGCCGGTCCGCCTCGCGCCGCTGGCGCTGCTGGTCGCGGCGGTGGGCGCCCTGATCGCGCTGTTTCATTACCAGGTCGATTCCTTCCTCGCGCGCAGCGCCGTCGCTTCGCTGTTCCAGGCCGCCGTCTGCGCCGACATCGCGCGCAGCGTGCTGGTGCGCCACAGCGCGCTGCCGCCGCTCGATGCGGTGCGGCGCTTCGTGCTGCTGATGTGCGGCCTGGTGGCCGGCGGCCATGCAGTGCGCATGGCCTGGCTGCTGCTGGCGGCCGAACCGCCCGGCTCGCTGCTGCAGCCGAGCGTCGCCAGCCTGGCGATCCTGACCGCCGCCGCGCTGGCGCTGCCGGCGCTGACCCTGGGCGGCCTGCTCACCATGCACCGCTACATCGTGCACCGGGCCGAGTACATCGCCAACCACGACCACCTGACCGGCGCCTGGTCGCGCAAGGCCTTCTTCGACATCGCCGAGCGCGAACTGGCGCGCAGCCGGCGCAACGGCCAGCCGCTGGCCCTGATGCTGATCGACCTCGACCACTTCAAGGAAATCAACGACGGCGGCGGCCACGAAGCGGGTGACGTCGCCCTGCGGCTGGTGGCCGAACGCGCCCGCGCCTCGCTGCGCGCGGCCGACTGCATGGCGCGCCTGGGCGGCGACGAATTCGCGGTGCTGCTGCCGGAAACCACGCTGGCCCAGGCCTGCGCCGTCGGCGAAAAACTGCAGGCCGGCCTGCGCCCGCTGGCCGCCGGGCTGCAGCGCCATGCCGGGCAATCCCCCCTCACCCTGAGCATCGGGGTGACGGCGACCCAGGACGACGAACCGTTCAAGGCGACCCTGGCGCGCGCCGACGCCGCGCTGTACGCGGCCAAGTCGGCCGGCCGCGACAAGGTGATCGCCATCGCCCCGCAACTGCAGGCGGCGCGCTTGCGCCATACTGGCTGA
- the nhaA gene encoding Na+/H+ antiporter NhaA, with the protein MRIEKRLSDSFKQFAASGKAGGVILILCTILSLIVANSAWGPAYLGFWHTVLGGLSIELWVNDALMAIFFLLIGLELQRELRNGELSDLRNALLPIIAAAGGVVVPALTHFALNGGTPTQPGMGIPMATDIAFALGVLALLGSRVPASLKIFLTALAVMDDLAAIIVIAVFYTANLSVAYLAGALATFAALLLLNRKLRVLALWPYLLGGALMWFLMLKSGVHATIAGVLLAFTIPYSHQQDDGASPAHRMEHVLHKPVAFLILPIFALANTGIVIGAGWADELLSPNSLGIILGLVAGKPVGIFLATFAAVAIGLCRLPLDLAWRHVLGAGLLGGIGFTMSIFITNLAFTGAPGVVNAAKMAILVASLTAGILGFVWLKLLGAPAPGDHDPDTMDFDDGQPNASPSGAR; encoded by the coding sequence ATGCGCATAGAAAAGCGACTGTCCGACTCGTTCAAACAATTCGCGGCCTCCGGCAAAGCCGGCGGCGTCATCCTGATCCTCTGCACCATCCTGTCCCTGATCGTCGCCAACTCGGCCTGGGGCCCGGCTTACCTGGGCTTCTGGCACACCGTGCTGGGCGGACTGAGCATCGAGCTATGGGTCAACGACGCCCTGATGGCGATCTTCTTCCTGCTGATCGGCCTCGAACTGCAGCGCGAACTGCGCAACGGCGAACTCTCCGACCTGCGCAATGCGCTGCTGCCGATCATCGCCGCTGCCGGCGGCGTGGTGGTGCCGGCGCTGACCCATTTCGCCCTCAACGGCGGCACGCCCACCCAGCCCGGCATGGGCATCCCGATGGCCACCGACATCGCCTTCGCGCTCGGCGTGCTGGCCCTGCTCGGCAGCCGGGTGCCGGCTTCGCTCAAGATATTCCTGACCGCGCTGGCCGTGATGGACGACCTGGCCGCCATCATCGTGATCGCCGTGTTCTATACCGCCAACCTGTCGGTAGCCTACCTTGCCGGCGCGCTGGCCACCTTCGCCGCCCTGCTGCTGCTGAACCGCAAACTGCGCGTGCTGGCGCTGTGGCCTTATCTGCTGGGCGGCGCGCTGATGTGGTTCCTGATGCTCAAGTCAGGCGTGCACGCCACCATCGCCGGCGTGCTGCTGGCCTTTACCATCCCGTATTCGCACCAGCAGGACGACGGCGCCTCGCCGGCGCACCGGATGGAACACGTGCTGCACAAGCCGGTCGCCTTCCTGATCCTGCCGATCTTCGCCCTGGCCAATACCGGCATCGTGATCGGCGCCGGCTGGGCCGACGAACTGCTGTCGCCCAACAGCCTGGGCATCATCCTGGGCCTGGTGGCCGGCAAGCCGGTCGGCATCTTCCTGGCCACCTTCGCTGCGGTTGCGATCGGCCTGTGCCGCCTGCCGCTGGACCTGGCCTGGCGCCACGTCCTGGGCGCCGGCCTGCTGGGCGGGATCGGCTTCACGATGTCGATCTTCATCACCAACCTGGCCTTCACCGGCGCCCCCGGCGTCGTCAATGCCGCCAAGATGGCGATCCTGGTCGCCTCGCTCACGGCCGGCATCCTGGGCTTCGTCTGGCTCAAGCTGCTGGGCGCGCCGGCCCCTGGCGACCATGACCCCGACACCATGGACTTCGACGACGGCCAGCCCAATGCGTCGCCCAGCGGAGCGCGATGA